Below is a window of Flavobacterium cyclinae DNA.
ATTTGTTTTTCATATTAATCAGTTTTCAGTTGCAGTTTTCAGTCGCAGTTCATTTGTAAACTGAGACTGAGACTGTCTACTTTTGATACTCTTTAACCGCTTCAACAAACGCTTTAGCATGATCAACGGGAATATTTGGTAAAATTCCGTGACCTAAGTTTACGATGTATTTGTCTTTTCCGAATTCGTCAATCATTTCGTGTACCATTTTTTTGATGGTTGGTATTGGAGAAAGTAAACGACTTGGATCAAAATTCCCTTGTAAAGTAATATCGCCACCAGTTAAATAACGGGCATTTCTTGGCGAACACGTCCAATCTACTCCTAAAGCAGATGCTTTTGATTTTGACATTTCATTTAAGGCAAACCAACACCCTTTACCAAAAACAATAACTTCTGTTAAGGGAGCTAATGCTTCTACAATTTGGTTAATGTATTTCCAAGAGAATTCTTGATAATCTACAGGAGATAACATCCCTCCCCAAGAATCAAAAATTTGAATCGCGTTACAACCGTTTTTTACTTTTTCTTTTAAGTATAAAATTGTAGTATCGGTAATTTTTTGTAATAAAGTATGAGCCGCTTCTGGTTGTGAAAAACAAAAACCTTTAGCTGTATCATAACTTTTAGATCCTTTTCCTTCAACTGCATAACAAAATATAGTCCATGGCGAACCAGCGAAACCAATTAACGGTACTTCGTTGTTCAACATTTCTTTTGTTAATTTTATAGCATCCATTACATACCCTAACGACTCATTTACATCGGGAATAAACACTTGGTTTACTTGCTCTATTGAACGAATAGGATTTGGAATAATTGGACCGATATTGTCTTTTAATTCTACGTGAATTCCCATTGCTCTTGGAACTACTAAAATATCTGAAAATAAAATAGCAGCATCTGGTTTTACAATTCGAATAGGTTGCACTGTGATTTCAGCTGCTAATTCGGGAGTTTCACAACGGGTAAAAAAATCGTATTTATCACGTAATGCTCTAAATTCTGGTAAATATCTTCCGGCTTGACGCATCATCCATACTGGTGGACGTTCAACAGTTTCTCCTTTTAGTGCTCGTAAAAATAAGTCGTTTTTAATCATTTTTTATGCTTTATGCTTTAAGCAATTGGCTATAAGCGTTTATAAAATTTTATTATTTCGGTAATTACATTTTCAACTATTGGTTGCGATGCAATTATTATCTTTTCTGTTTTGTTTTCTAATGCTTTTGCGGTGGTTTTTCCAATGCAAAAACATGTTTTATTTTCTAATGTGTTGTTTTCCAAAAAACTATTTACGCCAGACGGACTGAAAAATAAAACACCATCAAATTGTTCTTTTATTTGGTGTGGTTTCAGTTTTGTTTCATATACGACAATTTCGTTATATGTGATTTTATTTTCTTGAAAATAGTTTGGAATCGTATTTTTTCTAATGTTTCCACAGAAGAAGGTGAACGAATTGTCTTTATATTTCGAATCGATGATTTGAACTAAATCTTCAGCATAATCAGCACTTTCAATAACTTTGAATCCTTTCTTCTCAAGAAAACTTCGAGTTTTGCTTCCTACGCAAAAACATGACTTTGAATGAACGTTTTCTAAATTCAGTATGTTTTTTACCGCCTCTTTACTTGTAAAAATTAAGTAATTGTTTAGTTTAGGGGTTTCAATTTGTACCGCTTTAGTTTGTATAAAATTCTTCTCTACAAGTTCAATTCTAGCATCAGAGAGTTTGTTTTTTAATGCTTTCGAAAGTTTTTTTGTAGAGAGAATTCGGGTCATTTTAGCTTCTAATTTGGTGTTCTTCTTGTCCTAAACAATAAGTTTCAATGTCTTTGTTATTACCATAAACTACTAAAATATCTTCCTCTTGAACAACAGTCTCTGGATCAGGACGTCCAATGGTTTCTTTTACAATAGTTTTTTTACCTATAAGGTTACGTTTTTCTCTTTTTCGAATAATGGTAACTAAAGTCAAATGATACTTATCAATTGAATCTAATTCAGCAAGTGTTTTTCCAAAGAACTCAGGCTTAGCTTTTACTTCTGAGATGGTATAATTATCATCTAATTGATAATTCTCTAAAGTAGATTTAAAGTTGATTTGCTTAGTTAATCTATCCGCAGATTCTTGCTCTGGGTGAATAATGCTGTGAATTCCCATTGCTTCTAGAACGGTATCGTGAATAGGTGATAAAGCCCTACTAATGATTTTTACATCGCTTAATTTTTTAATGATAGCAGTTGTAATAATAGCAGCACCTTCATTTTCTCCAATGGCAACAACTACTTTATCGGCATCTTTTAAAGGCAATGCTTCATAAGACAATTCATTAGTAGAATCTAATGCAATAGCATGAGAAATTTTGTCTTTTACTAAATTTACTTTCTCGATGTTTTTATCAACACCTATTACTTCGTTTCCTGTTTCAGTTAGACTGATAGCAAGCGACATTCCGAAGTTTCCTAAACCAAATACGATAATTTTCATTTGGACAAGTTTAGTTAATTAAAATATTTTCTTTTGGATATTCATAGAATTGATGATTCATTCTTCTAAGTAATCCAATCATTAAGTTGAGCATTCCTATTCGACCAATAAACATCACTGCAATTATGACGTATTTACTTGGTTCGGTCAGTGTTGGGGTATAGTTTAAGCTTAAACCAACAGTACTATATGCTGAAAAACATTCAAAAGCTACTGTTAATAAAGGTGTTCCTTTAGGTTCAAAGATCAATAAAGCCACAATTGAAATTCCAATTGTAATTAATGAGATACATAAAATTGCAAAAGCACGAGAAGTAGATTCTGATGAAATTCTTCTTCCAAAAAGTTGAATTCTACTTTTACCACTTGCTACTGCAAATATATTTAATGTTGCTAATGCAAAAGTACTGGTTTTAATACCTCCGGCAGTTGAAGCAGGAGAGCCACCAATCCACATTAAAAAGATAATAAACAATAAAGAAGGCACATTCATTTGCGTGAAATCAACAGCATTGAATCCGGCAGTTCTTGGAGTAACAGCATTAAAAGATGCTGCAGTTATTTTACCAAAAATTGTATGATGTTCTAATAAAGTGTTGTTGTATTCAGATATAAATAGAAAAATAAAACCACCTATCAATAATACTAAAGTGGTATAAATTACAATTTGTGTGTTTAAAGTAATAATACGTACTTTTTTATGAATAATTGTTTTATCAAACCATTCAATAACATGGGTTTTAATTTTTTGATAAAAATTAAATACAATATTATGTCCTAATCCACCAAGTACAATCATTATGATTAAAATCCATTGTAAATAGTAATTAAAACGAATGCCTTCATCATATATTCCAGCAGATAGTATTGAAAAACCAGCATTACAAAAAGCAGAAATTGAATGAAATACAGAAAAGAATAGTTTATTGTCTATTGTACTATTATCTATAATTGAAGAATACA
It encodes the following:
- the hemE gene encoding uroporphyrinogen decarboxylase, translating into MIKNDLFLRALKGETVERPPVWMMRQAGRYLPEFRALRDKYDFFTRCETPELAAEITVQPIRIVKPDAAILFSDILVVPRAMGIHVELKDNIGPIIPNPIRSIEQVNQVFIPDVNESLGYVMDAIKLTKEMLNNEVPLIGFAGSPWTIFCYAVEGKGSKSYDTAKGFCFSQPEAAHTLLQKITDTTILYLKEKVKNGCNAIQIFDSWGGMLSPVDYQEFSWKYINQIVEALAPLTEVIVFGKGCWFALNEMSKSKASALGVDWTCSPRNARYLTGGDITLQGNFDPSRLLSPIPTIKKMVHEMIDEFGKDKYIVNLGHGILPNIPVDHAKAFVEAVKEYQK
- a CDS encoding uroporphyrinogen-III synthase, yielding MTRILSTKKLSKALKNKLSDARIELVEKNFIQTKAVQIETPKLNNYLIFTSKEAVKNILNLENVHSKSCFCVGSKTRSFLEKKGFKVIESADYAEDLVQIIDSKYKDNSFTFFCGNIRKNTIPNYFQENKITYNEIVVYETKLKPHQIKEQFDGVLFFSPSGVNSFLENNTLENKTCFCIGKTTAKALENKTEKIIIASQPIVENVITEIIKFYKRL
- a CDS encoding potassium channel family protein; the protein is MKIIVFGLGNFGMSLAISLTETGNEVIGVDKNIEKVNLVKDKISHAIALDSTNELSYEALPLKDADKVVVAIGENEGAAIITTAIIKKLSDVKIISRALSPIHDTVLEAMGIHSIIHPEQESADRLTKQINFKSTLENYQLDDNYTISEVKAKPEFFGKTLAELDSIDKYHLTLVTIIRKREKRNLIGKKTIVKETIGRPDPETVVQEEDILVVYGNNKDIETYCLGQEEHQIRS
- a CDS encoding TrkH family potassium uptake protein, coding for MEKESLLNYLYRFFDIIVLLFIVFDFGYDFKENYNSPHVIGLIFLSIGLLAFNSFKFFIYKYRSNKKVALTNMVLLTGILIACGVISILNLNFSTDYILQKVKPVLEGGLIFYFLLRLLVLVRHIYDIYFNPAIVFVGSFIILALTGGFLLMLPSATTNGITFTNAIFTATSAVCVTGLTVVDTSSAFTIVGQSIILVLIQLGGIGILTFTSFFAFFFRGSSSFKEGLNTKDFIAQEGLKDVFRAALNVVMFTIGVELFGAFFVYSSIIDNSTIDNKLFFSVFHSISAFCNAGFSILSAGIYDEGIRFNYYLQWILIIMIVLGGLGHNIVFNFYQKIKTHVIEWFDKTIIHKKVRIITLNTQIVIYTTLVLLIGGFIFLFISEYNNTLLEHHTIFGKITAASFNAVTPRTAGFNAVDFTQMNVPSLLFIIFLMWIGGSPASTAGGIKTSTFALATLNIFAVASGKSRIQLFGRRISSESTSRAFAILCISLITIGISIVALLIFEPKGTPLLTVAFECFSAYSTVGLSLNYTPTLTEPSKYVIIAVMFIGRIGMLNLMIGLLRRMNHQFYEYPKENILIN